The genomic stretch CGCATGGAAGTCACCACTCAGGATGTGGCTGAGGTCGATAACATTCAGTCAATTATTACCTGTGTTCAACATGGTCTGGGCGTGTCCGTGGTTCCGCAGATGTCGATAAACCCGTCACTGTCTGGCTATTTCAAAGTGCCGTTTGGTACCCCGCAGATTCATCGTCAACTGGGTATCGTCGAACGTCAGTCAAGCCCGCGTAAAGCCGTGATTGATCAGCTGCACGAAATTCTGGCTGCGAAAATTCACGCAGCTCATGAACAGCTCAATGAAGACAGTCAAAACCAGCATGGCCAGGCCTAATCCCGAGCCAAAATCTTTTAAATCAAGGAATTATATTTCGCCATCTGGCCACCGAACACAAAAAAGAGGAAAGCATATGCCTTCCTCTTTATTTATCTGCCAGGGAGCGAGTCATGCGCTGGCATCACTCAGTTTGCTGTGCCGGACTTAGCTGGTCACCAAACGGCGTTGCGCCATCATTTTCCAGCGCAGCACGTCAACGAGCAAAAATAGCAACAGACTGCAACCGAGCACCGGCAGGGCCAGACCTAAACCAATCGCCACCAGCACGGTCAGCAACTTGCTGAGCGGAGCCAGATGAGACCAGATATAACTGATGGTTTCTTTCTCAGAGTTTACTGCCGGGCGGCGCTTCCACCACATGATGTACCCCATCACGATCATAAAGCACAGAGTCAGGCCGAAAGCAGCCAGCACAATTTGGTTCGGCACGCCAAACAATACCCCCATATGCGCATCAATGCCCCAGCGAATCAATTTGGCAATCAAAGGATAATCGCTAAAATTAGCCCGGCTGGTAATCGTCATCGATTGAGGGTCAACCGACACACTGTCGACCTGGGTCGGCCAGGAGCGGTCAATCTCACTCACTACCCAGGCGCGAGAAGCGTCATAAGAAGGGGTCAGCTCGATTTTGCTCGCTTCGATGCCCGCACTCCTTGCCAGCGCTAGCACAGGATCAAACAGTTGATCGATCAGTTGCGGTTGTGTACTCAGAGCAGAGTCAGCCTCGACAGGCAATGAGCGATTCAGTGACGGCGTGACCCAACCAATGCTCTTACGCCATTCGGCAATGTTACTACCCGCCCATTTTGACCAGGTTAAGCCGGTGGCGGAGAAAAACACCAAGCCGACCACAATAATCAAACCCGCTTTCTGATGACGCTGCTTGGCTTTCAGGTACGAGTTTCTGCTGTTGCTCTTCGCCGGGCGTTTTGCACGATACCAGAGCAGTAAGCCGCCCAATGCCGCTAACCACATCCAGGATGCCGCCAGCTCACTGTAAATACGGCCTATTTCGCCGAGCAGTAACCCACGATGAAGGAAATCAAGCGTGGTCATAAACGGCAGGATGCCACTGGTGCCGTAGGTCGGCAACGTATCCTGCACAGCGAGCGTAACCGGATCGACAAATACAGTCAGGCGCTGCAGGCTATAATCCGGATCGGCAAACAACACCCGGGTAGTAAAACCTTCACCTGTCGCGGGCCGCACAGCGGTCAGTTTGAGCGGGCGCTCTAGTGACTGGCGCGCAACCTCGATCTGTTGCTGTAACGAATGCGCCTCACCGTGCGACGTGGTGGTCAGAGCATGCTGATAGAGCTGCTGCTCAATCTGCGGCGAGACCACGTACAGTGTGCCGGTCAGGGCCGCGACGAAAATAAACGGGCCAACGAACAACCCGATGTAAAAATGGAGCCTTTTAATGAGCGCAATGATTCCCAGGCGAGAATCTTGCGATTGATTACCTTTCATAGTGACTTTCTCTTGCTGATTTAATGATAGTTATGCTTCAGGCAGAGAAAAAAGGCGGTGCGCGCGATTGGAGATGGTCCAGCACCCAGCGGTTAACATTAACTGCATAGGGAAAGAGGATATGAAGGGTATTAACTGCATCCGCCACGCTCAGAGAGGCGTCGCTCTGACTATACCAGCTCAGATGCGACAGTAACTTACAGTAGCCACACCAATGATGCAGCAACGAGTTATCATCGCGGACGGCTTGCATTCCACTCTGCTCGGCCGACGCGTGCATATGACTATGCTGCGCCTGGGTCTGACTGGGCAAACCGGCGTCATGCGTCATTACCCATTGCGACACAATAGGTGCGGTATAAAGCAGGGCGACTGACAACAGGGCAGAAAAAACAAACAGCTTCACTGTCCACCCGAGTTGCCGGCGGGTATTTCTCACAAAAATGCAGGCTCTGAGCGTAAAGGAGCGCGTAATGTAACAAAAAACGGCCTGAAGTTACATCCCGGATGGCGGCACAAGCGAGCTTGCTAGGCCACGATTTTGTTAGCGAATGTTGACAGAAAGACCTCGCTACCCTCGGTCGGCACCTTTATCTCACCCACACCATCAGCCTCGCTTATCAGGCACCTCCGACTTCCCGACCTTAGCTATGCATCTGGGTTGAGCCAACCCGGCCCGATTGCGTATAATTTTTGTTCAGCAATCTAAAACCTTAACTTTCCTTGGTTGTTATTAGCGAAACAAAGCTGGATAATATCGGGATCGGAGTTGCAAACTTATAATATTATGACCGAATATCTTTTGTTGTTGGTCGGCACTGTGCTGGTAAACAACTTTGTACTGGTAAAATTTCTGGGCTTGTGTCCTTTCATGGGCGTGTCGAAGAAACTGGAAACCGCAATTGGCATGGGGTTGGCGACCACGTTCGTCCTGACTCTGGCCTCAGTGTGCTCATACCTGGTGGAAAGTTATATCCTGCGTCCGCTCGGCATTGAATACCTGCGCACCATGAGCTTTATCCTGGTGATCGCCGTGGTGGTGCAGTTCACTGAAATGGTGGTGCATAAAACCAGCCCGACCCTGTATCGCTTACTGGGTATCTTCCTGCCGCTGATTACCACCAACTGTGCCGTGCTCGGCGTAGCGCTGCTTAACATCAATGAGAACCATAATTTCATCCAGTCGATCATTTACGGTTTTGGTGCCGCGGTTGGCTTCTCACTGGTTCTTATCCTGTTTGCCTCGATGCGTGAACGTATCCATGTGGCCGATGTCCCAGCGCCATTCAAAGGTGCTTCGATTGCCATGATCACGGCCGGATTAATGTCACTGGCCTTTATGGGCTTTACCGGTCTGGTGAAATTGTAATGACAACTATTTTAATCGCTGTTTTAGCGCTTGCCGCGCTCGCTGCGCTGTTCGGAGCTATTCTCGGTTTTGCCTCAATCCGCTTTAAGGTCGAGGCGGACCCGATTGTTGACCAGATAGACTCTATTCTGCCGCAAACTCAGTGTGGCCAGTGCGGCTACCCGGGTTGCCGCCCGTACGCCGAAGCGATCGCCAATGGCGATGCTGTCAACAAATGCCCTCCGGGCGGCCAGGCCACGATTGAAAAACTGGCTGATTTGATGGGGGTCGATGTACCCGAGTCAGCCCACGACCTGAGCGAAAACGTCAAAACCGTTGCCTTTATTCATGAAGACATGTGTATCGGCTGTACCAAATGCATTCAGGCCTGTCCGGTCGATGCGATCGTTGGCGGCAACAAAGCACTGCATACCGTGATCGAAAGTGAATGTACCGGCTGCGATCTGTGTGTCGCGCCCTGCCCGACCGATTGTATTGAAATGATTCCCGTAGCCACCACTACGGAAACCTGGAAGTGGCAAATGAACGCCATTCCTGTTGTTAATGTGACTGACTCTGCTGCGGATGAAAATAATGTGTCAGGCAGTTCGCACAATAAGGTGAGTTAAGGACGGGTATGTTGTCATTAATCGAACAAATTCGCAGCGGTTACCTGTGGGATTTCCCCGGAGGCATTCATCCGCCGGAAAATAAACACCAATCGACCAAAACGCCACTGGTTGAAGCCAGTCTGAGCAAGGAGCTGGTGTTGCCGGTCAAACAGCACATCGGTAAACCGGGTGATCTGCAGGTCAAAGTCGGCGATAAAGTGCTTAAAGGCCAGCCGCTCACCACATTTTCTACCACCTTTATGTTGCCGGTCCATGCACCGACATCCGGCGTGGTCAGTGCCATTGAACCACGCACCGTTGCCCATCCGTCCGGTCTGAGCGAGTTGTGCGTGGTAATTGAGCCGGATGGCGAAGACACCTGGTGCCAACGCCACCCTGTGGCTGACTACACCCAATCCAGCCCGGAAGCGCTGATCGAAATCATCCGCAACTCAGGTATTGCCGGTCTCGGCGGTGCGGGTTTCCCGACTGCGAAAAAAATCCACTCCGGCCTGTCACGGGTCGAGATGCTGATCGTCAACGCCGCCGAATGTGAACCTTACATTACCGCCGATGATGCCCTGATGCGCGAACATGCCGAGGAAATCATTGCCGGTATTGGTGTGGTCGAACACATCCTGCAGCCTAAGCTGACCATTATCGGCGTAGAAGATAATAAGCCGGAAGCGATTCGTGCCCTGGAACAAGCGGCACAAGGCAAAGACATTGTGATTCGCGCCATCCCGACCAAATACCCTTCCGGTGGCGCCAAACAGCTGATTAAGCTGCTGACCAACCAGGAAGTCCCGGCCGGAAAGCACTCCGCTGATATCGGTGTCATCGTACAGAACGTCGGTTCTATCCATGCGATTAAACGTGCGGTGATTGACGGCGAGCCGCTGATCAGCCGTGTCGTCACCTTAACCGGTAACTCATTTAAACAGCCACGCAATGTCTGGGTACGTCTGGGTACGCCGATTCGTGCGCTATTGGAAGAGTTTGGTTATCAGCCGGATAAAAAGCTGCCGCGCCTGATCCTGGGCGGCTCCATGATGGGCTTCACCCTGCCGCACGCTGATGTGCCGATCGTCAAGATCGCCAACTGTATTCTGGCGCCGACCCGGAGAGAAATCCCCGAGCAGTCCTATGAGATGGCCTGTATCCGTTGTGGTCAGTGTGCTGATGCTTGTCCGGCGTCCTTGTTGCCGCAGCAGTTGTACTGGCACTCCAAAGCGGAAGAGTACGACAAGTGCGAAGAGCTCAATATCAAAGACTGTATCGAATGTGGTGCCTGTGCCTACGTCTGCCCGAGTGAAATTCCGCTGGTACAGTACTATCGTCAGTCCAAAGCGGAGATCAAAACCCGCCAGCGTGAGGCCGAAGCCGCCGAACGTGCTAAACAGCGTTTTGAAGAGAAAAACGCGCGTATGGAACGCGAAAAAGCTGAGCGGGAAAACCGCTTTAAGAAAGCTGCTGATGAGCGTCGCACAGAGATGAAAGCCAGCGGTGGTGATGATGCTATCGCCGCCGCTATTGCCCGGGTGAAAGCGCAGAAAGCCCAGGCAAGCAGCAGTGAAGAGGCACCGGTCAAACCTGCGGTCGCCGCTGCAATTGCCAAAGCGAAAGCCAAGCAGGCTGAAGCTGCCAAAGCTGGCGCGGCCGAACCGGACAACTCTGAAATGGCCAAGCTGCGTGAAGAGCGCAAACGCCAGGCCAGAGAGCGTAAAGCTGAAAAAGCTTCGGATACAGACAGCAGTGCAGAGCGCAGCGATAAACAAGATGCGGTTGCCGCGGCCATTGCCCGCGCCAAAGCACGTAAAGCGCAAGCCGCCGACGAAGCCAACGAAGCTCAGCCTGCAACAGACAGCGCCGAGCAGGATCCGAAGCAAGCCGCGGTCGCTGCGGCCATTGCCCGCGCCAAAGCGCGTAAAGCTGCCCAGCAGGCGCAAGAAGCGACTGACGCTGAGCCAGAATCGGACAGCGCTGAAGAGGATCCGAAAAAGGCCGCGGTCGCTGCGGCCATTGCCCGCGCCAAAGCGCGTAAAGCAG from Vibrio ostreae encodes the following:
- a CDS encoding PepSY-associated TM helix domain-containing protein; its protein translation is MKGNQSQDSRLGIIALIKRLHFYIGLFVGPFIFVAALTGTLYVVSPQIEQQLYQHALTTTSHGEAHSLQQQIEVARQSLERPLKLTAVRPATGEGFTTRVLFADPDYSLQRLTVFVDPVTLAVQDTLPTYGTSGILPFMTTLDFLHRGLLLGEIGRIYSELAASWMWLAALGGLLLWYRAKRPAKSNSRNSYLKAKQRHQKAGLIIVVGLVFFSATGLTWSKWAGSNIAEWRKSIGWVTPSLNRSLPVEADSALSTQPQLIDQLFDPVLALARSAGIEASKIELTPSYDASRAWVVSEIDRSWPTQVDSVSVDPQSMTITSRANFSDYPLIAKLIRWGIDAHMGVLFGVPNQIVLAAFGLTLCFMIVMGYIMWWKRRPAVNSEKETISYIWSHLAPLSKLLTVLVAIGLGLALPVLGCSLLLFLLVDVLRWKMMAQRRLVTS
- a CDS encoding DUF2946 domain-containing protein, with product MRNTRRQLGWTVKLFVFSALLSVALLYTAPIVSQWVMTHDAGLPSQTQAQHSHMHASAEQSGMQAVRDDNSLLHHWCGYCKLLSHLSWYSQSDASLSVADAVNTLHILFPYAVNVNRWVLDHLQSRAPPFFSA
- the rsxA gene encoding electron transport complex subunit RsxA; this encodes MTEYLLLLVGTVLVNNFVLVKFLGLCPFMGVSKKLETAIGMGLATTFVLTLASVCSYLVESYILRPLGIEYLRTMSFILVIAVVVQFTEMVVHKTSPTLYRLLGIFLPLITTNCAVLGVALLNINENHNFIQSIIYGFGAAVGFSLVLILFASMRERIHVADVPAPFKGASIAMITAGLMSLAFMGFTGLVKL
- the rsxB gene encoding electron transport complex subunit RsxB, which gives rise to MTTILIAVLALAALAALFGAILGFASIRFKVEADPIVDQIDSILPQTQCGQCGYPGCRPYAEAIANGDAVNKCPPGGQATIEKLADLMGVDVPESAHDLSENVKTVAFIHEDMCIGCTKCIQACPVDAIVGGNKALHTVIESECTGCDLCVAPCPTDCIEMIPVATTTETWKWQMNAIPVVNVTDSAADENNVSGSSHNKVS
- the rsxC gene encoding electron transport complex subunit RsxC, encoding MLSLIEQIRSGYLWDFPGGIHPPENKHQSTKTPLVEASLSKELVLPVKQHIGKPGDLQVKVGDKVLKGQPLTTFSTTFMLPVHAPTSGVVSAIEPRTVAHPSGLSELCVVIEPDGEDTWCQRHPVADYTQSSPEALIEIIRNSGIAGLGGAGFPTAKKIHSGLSRVEMLIVNAAECEPYITADDALMREHAEEIIAGIGVVEHILQPKLTIIGVEDNKPEAIRALEQAAQGKDIVIRAIPTKYPSGGAKQLIKLLTNQEVPAGKHSADIGVIVQNVGSIHAIKRAVIDGEPLISRVVTLTGNSFKQPRNVWVRLGTPIRALLEEFGYQPDKKLPRLILGGSMMGFTLPHADVPIVKIANCILAPTRREIPEQSYEMACIRCGQCADACPASLLPQQLYWHSKAEEYDKCEELNIKDCIECGACAYVCPSEIPLVQYYRQSKAEIKTRQREAEAAERAKQRFEEKNARMEREKAERENRFKKAADERRTEMKASGGDDAIAAAIARVKAQKAQASSSEEAPVKPAVAAAIAKAKAKQAEAAKAGAAEPDNSEMAKLREERKRQARERKAEKASDTDSSAERSDKQDAVAAAIARAKARKAQAADEANEAQPATDSAEQDPKQAAVAAAIARAKARKAAQQAQEATDAEPESDSAEEDPKKAAVAAAIARAKARKAAQQAQEATDAEPESDSAKEDPKKAAVAAAIARAKARKAAQQAQEATDAEPESDSAEEDPKKAAVAAAIARAKARKAAQQAQEATDAEPESDSAEEDPKKAAVAAAIARAKARKAAQQAQEATDAEPESDSAEEDPKRPLSPRPSPAPKRVKQPSRRKKRLTLSPNRTSLKRIRKRPPSPPQLPVPKRVKQCNRHKIVNRILRRITSGLFYCQLPTCAC